TTAAACCAAGGATGATGGTAAAAAGAATAAAGAGGCATACTCAATGTCTACCCGAAAGCAGCACTATAAGGAAGTAACTTTCCTATTATAAAGAATCTAAAACAAATACAAATGTCGAAATCATACAATAGGAATCCTATACGATTGCTTATATTTGTACTATCAGATCGTTTTTCAACAGATACCCTTTCTAAATATGTACAAAGAATACTTACCATGCCATATACTTGCTCCTTACGTTGATAAATATTGGGAATTCAAAGGCCAAACAGAACAAGGTATGCAAATAAAACTATCTACAGATGGATGTACGGACTTTATGTTTATATTAGAAAACACTGTTAATCATGGTATTATCATGCAGCCTTATCATTCTTATTTTGTTGGTCCCATGGATATCTGTTCGGCATTAATAACATTATCAGGTACTATCAATACATTTGGAGTTCGCTTTCGTCCATGCGGACTATCCCGTTTTATGAAAATTTCTCTAAGCGAATTGACAAATATAAGGTTAAGTGTGAATGACTTAAACACTATTTTTAGCGATTCTTTTGCTGAAAGGTTATTCGAAGAACAGGGCATTCAGTGCAAGATTAATTTAATAGAA
This sequence is a window from Bacteroides thetaiotaomicron VPI-5482. Protein-coding genes within it:
- a CDS encoding helix-turn-helix domain-containing protein, which encodes MYKEYLPCHILAPYVDKYWEFKGQTEQGMQIKLSTDGCTDFMFILENTVNHGIIMQPYHSYFVGPMDICSALITLSGTINTFGVRFRPCGLSRFMKISLSELTNIRLSVNDLNTIFSDSFAERLFEEQGIQCKINLIERYLKKHLYKSNHTMDTQISYAVNQINAHEGKISISHLMDEVNLCQRHFERKFKLHTGFTPQKYNSIVKFKNAIKILRNESFDNLLSVAVKAGYYDASHLSREVKKLSGSTPNFFLSLPPDNETTIIYTK